One Ktedonobacteraceae bacterium genomic window carries:
- a CDS encoding ATP-binding protein, producing MSGQTFELQMKIVATEKLTRAYLQKLGRQNYLAAASSIGIITISFIWLLFRLGGDTAVTFVGDSMYGVASWIGAWWAFTTAWRARYGPVRLQPRLQLAWLLIGAGLITNGIGGFYYTYLEMGGTLTPVPSPADIGFTMYYLFALAGLLLIPTQPHAGRFRLRIGLDALITTLCLLGISWYFVIYPIFLNETDTYKLIVAVSYPFWDILLILALLLLFYQRTERILRASLILFGLGIVSQICADTGYAIGVPAGTYTTGTFYVDTFWFIGYLLMGLAALYQYNMIVRKVYNERQNTDQAPLREDIPPNLSGKSDRSYTLFRNLLLYIPLAILLILMLYSETTEDNTILSFFLVVLTAILGVLVSVRYVLTSNENEMLLREREQRSIQADHLRMLAAQLAPILELDPLLTRIITIAANQLGFDAAILVLLGDYDSPLSRQSSLQVLAATSGAAEINTWEIHAEHLVEQVGFLGKEMAVQSTAPTSGLPIEIRQWQQDHGIPVTLFVPLRYQNKIIGSLGLSRSTSEYFGPHDSYLANAFAELAASAIEHAHLYQSAREHEGFARALANIAARLNSAVAEPAEIHQFICIEAANALQADYALLYSGDTNRQLLPLAYYVDPQEPPATFNDWPPIYQRDFEMQALGSLQPILMAIEQRESTGKLPAISGQFPAILTSRSNPSLPAISGRAVPEGFRGRGARVSSLREALQRRYVRTAILAPLIAKDTPVALLVLARSLRTSAQKKKSFVIADLAQAQDFAEQAAIAFTNAQLYFQLHTAHKRLQELDQLKDQFMITASHELRTPLTAVQGYLELLVQYGDALPAEQRQEFLQKAQRGCEELVILLSNVMDASRLEVEAGIRPAHIERVSVQEVIRNILDLIEPQAKKENRALYVHIPAKLFVQADPGRLRQVFLNLSVNALKYSPEGTPVTFYARIVQDPQPAAIISVADKGKGIKPQDQAKLFQRFVRLEDDLNSTVRGSGLGLYISRRLIEAMGGQIWIESSGIPGTGTIFHVRLPLA from the coding sequence ATGTCAGGACAGACCTTCGAGTTACAAATGAAGATCGTAGCAACAGAGAAGTTGACGCGCGCCTATCTTCAGAAATTGGGTCGCCAAAACTATCTCGCAGCTGCGAGTAGCATAGGTATCATCACCATCAGTTTTATCTGGCTGCTGTTCCGCCTGGGTGGGGATACCGCCGTCACGTTCGTGGGCGACTCGATGTATGGAGTGGCATCGTGGATTGGCGCCTGGTGGGCATTCACTACAGCCTGGCGCGCGCGTTATGGGCCTGTACGCCTGCAGCCGCGGCTTCAATTAGCCTGGCTTTTAATTGGCGCTGGCCTGATTACGAATGGCATCGGCGGCTTCTATTATACATACCTGGAGATGGGCGGCACATTAACCCCCGTTCCATCGCCAGCCGATATCGGCTTTACCATGTATTATCTCTTTGCCCTGGCAGGTTTGCTTCTCATTCCCACACAGCCTCATGCCGGGCGCTTCCGCCTGCGGATTGGCCTCGATGCACTCATTACAACCCTCTGCTTGCTAGGCATAAGCTGGTATTTCGTCATCTATCCTATCTTCCTGAATGAAACAGACACGTATAAACTGATCGTCGCCGTCTCCTATCCTTTTTGGGATATCCTGCTCATACTCGCCCTGCTCCTACTCTTCTACCAGCGCACCGAGCGTATATTGCGTGCCTCCCTTATACTTTTCGGGCTGGGCATTGTTTCCCAGATCTGTGCCGATACAGGCTATGCCATCGGAGTGCCTGCCGGTACCTACACGACGGGCACCTTCTATGTTGACACATTCTGGTTTATAGGCTATCTCTTAATGGGCCTCGCCGCTCTTTACCAGTACAATATGATCGTGCGCAAGGTCTACAACGAACGCCAGAACACGGACCAGGCGCCTCTAAGAGAGGATATACCGCCCAATCTCAGCGGAAAATCAGACCGTAGTTATACGCTGTTTCGTAACCTGCTCCTTTACATTCCACTTGCCATCCTCTTGATCCTCATGCTCTATAGCGAAACGACAGAAGATAACACCATTCTTTCCTTCTTCCTTGTTGTGCTGACCGCCATCCTGGGCGTCCTTGTCTCCGTGCGCTACGTGCTGACCAGTAATGAAAATGAAATGCTGCTGCGAGAACGAGAGCAGCGCAGCATACAAGCTGACCACCTGCGCATGCTGGCTGCTCAGCTGGCCCCTATCCTCGAACTTGATCCCCTGCTGACCCGCATTATCACCATTGCGGCAAATCAGTTGGGCTTCGATGCCGCAATACTTGTATTGTTAGGAGACTATGACTCTCCGCTCAGCAGGCAGTCAAGCTTACAGGTGCTGGCGGCCACTTCCGGCGCAGCAGAAATCAATACCTGGGAGATACATGCGGAACACCTGGTAGAACAGGTGGGATTTTTAGGCAAAGAGATGGCGGTTCAATCAACAGCACCGACATCAGGCCTTCCAATAGAAATACGACAGTGGCAACAGGACCACGGGATACCTGTCACACTTTTTGTTCCCCTGCGCTATCAGAACAAAATAATAGGGAGTCTCGGCCTCTCTCGCTCAACTTCAGAATATTTCGGCCCGCACGATAGTTATTTAGCCAATGCATTTGCAGAACTGGCAGCCAGCGCCATTGAGCATGCTCACCTGTACCAGTCGGCGCGCGAGCATGAAGGATTCGCCAGAGCGCTGGCAAATATCGCTGCTCGCCTGAATTCCGCCGTCGCGGAACCAGCCGAAATCCACCAGTTTATTTGCATAGAGGCAGCAAACGCGCTACAAGCCGATTATGCGCTGCTCTATAGCGGCGATACGAATAGGCAATTGCTGCCCCTCGCTTACTATGTCGATCCGCAGGAGCCTCCTGCCACGTTCAATGATTGGCCGCCGATCTACCAGCGCGACTTTGAGATGCAGGCCCTCGGTTCCCTGCAACCAATATTAATGGCAATTGAACAGCGGGAATCGACCGGCAAACTGCCCGCCATTAGCGGACAATTTCCGGCGATCCTTACTTCACGCTCAAATCCCTCCTTGCCTGCCATTAGTGGCCGGGCAGTGCCAGAAGGATTTCGCGGACGAGGTGCGCGAGTATCTTCATTACGCGAGGCATTACAACGGCGCTACGTGCGCACAGCCATTCTCGCGCCCTTGATCGCAAAGGACACGCCTGTTGCCTTGCTCGTACTGGCGCGCTCATTGCGAACGAGCGCGCAAAAAAAGAAATCATTTGTCATTGCAGACTTAGCGCAGGCCCAGGATTTCGCGGAACAGGCGGCCATTGCTTTCACCAATGCACAACTTTATTTCCAGCTACACACCGCGCATAAACGCCTGCAGGAGCTTGACCAGCTTAAAGACCAGTTTATGATCACAGCTTCTCACGAGCTACGCACACCTCTTACCGCTGTACAAGGATATCTTGAACTACTCGTCCAGTATGGAGACGCCTTGCCGGCTGAGCAACGCCAGGAATTCCTGCAAAAGGCTCAGCGCGGCTGCGAAGAGCTGGTCATCCTGCTCAGTAATGTGATGGACGCAAGCCGCCTGGAAGTAGAGGCCGGGATTCGTCCCGCTCATATCGAACGAGTTTCTGTTCAAGAGGTGATACGCAACATTCTCGATTTGATCGAGCCACAGGCCAAAAAGGAAAATCGGGCCCTGTACGTCCATATCCCGGCAAAATTATTCGTGCAAGCCGATCCAGGCCGCCTGCGCCAGGTCTTCCTTAACCTCAGCGTCAACGCCCTCAAGTACTCACCTGAAGGTACTCCTGTGACGTTCTATGCTCGTATTGTCCAGGACCCGCAGCCCGCTGCGATCATTAGCGTGGCCGATAAAGGCAAGGGTATCAAACCACAGGATCAGGCAAAACTGTTCCAACGCTTCGTCCGCCTCGAAGACGACCTCAATAGCACTGTACGCGGTTCGGGCCTGGGCTTATACATCTCACGCCGCCTGATTGAAGCCATGGGAGGGCAAATCTGGATTGAGAGCAGCGGCATTCCAGGTACAGGAACCATCTTTCACGTTCGACTGCCGTTAGCCTGA